One Thermus sp. CCB_US3_UF1 DNA window includes the following coding sequences:
- a CDS encoding nitrilase-related carbon-nitrogen hydrolase: MARHALLQFRPEKARLRENLSRLAEHLKALRPYAPEVVVLPEAALTGYFLQGGVRELALTRFELLELLSGVYQQAGWEDLGLLDLVVGFYERDEGAYYNSAAYLELPHRIVHVHRKVFLPTYGVFDEERYLARGRRVEAFPTRFGRAAILICEDFWHSVTAAIAALDGAEVIYVPSASPARGFQGERPENVERWRTLARAVAAEHGLYVILASLVGFEAGKGMSGGSLVVGPEGRILAEAPLFEEAALLFHLDRERIPPVRYDSPLLSDLEAGLPLLLPDLKRVLNGRQHADS, translated from the coding sequence GTGGCCCGGCATGCCCTACTCCAGTTCCGGCCGGAGAAGGCGAGGCTTAGGGAGAACCTCTCCCGCCTGGCCGAGCACCTGAAGGCCCTCCGCCCCTACGCCCCCGAGGTGGTGGTCCTGCCCGAAGCGGCCCTTACGGGCTACTTCCTCCAGGGGGGGGTTAGGGAGCTGGCCCTGACCCGCTTTGAGCTTCTGGAGCTCCTCTCCGGGGTCTACCAACAGGCGGGCTGGGAGGACCTGGGCCTTTTGGACCTGGTGGTGGGCTTTTACGAGCGGGACGAGGGGGCCTACTACAACAGCGCCGCCTACCTGGAGCTGCCCCACCGCATCGTCCACGTGCACCGCAAGGTCTTCCTGCCCACCTATGGGGTCTTTGACGAGGAGCGCTACCTGGCCCGGGGGCGGCGGGTGGAGGCCTTCCCCACCCGCTTTGGCCGGGCAGCCATCCTCATCTGCGAGGATTTCTGGCACTCCGTCACCGCGGCCATCGCCGCCCTGGACGGGGCGGAGGTGATCTACGTGCCCTCGGCCAGCCCGGCCCGGGGCTTCCAGGGGGAGCGGCCGGAGAACGTGGAGCGCTGGCGCACCCTGGCCCGGGCGGTGGCGGCGGAGCACGGGCTTTACGTGATCCTGGCTAGCCTGGTGGGGTTTGAGGCGGGCAAGGGCATGAGCGGGGGGAGCCTGGTGGTGGGCCCCGAGGGGCGGATTCTGGCCGAGGCCCCCCTCTTTGAGGAAGCGGCCCTCCTCTTCCACCTGGACCGGGAGAGGATCCCCCCGGTGCGGTACGACAGCCCGCTCCTTTCGGACCTCGAGGCAGGCCTTCCCCTCCTCCTTCCCGACCTAAAGCGGGTGCTGAACGGGAGGCAGCATGCGGATTCTTGA
- a CDS encoding 1,4-alpha-glucan branching protein codes for MARLALVLHAHLPYVRAHGMWPFGEETLYEAMAETYLPLLRALERLWQEGVEARLTLGITPILAEQLADARVKAGFLAYAKDRLERAQSDYLRYGGTELEKSARHQVAFWELTLDHFHALGGDLLAAFRRAQDRGQVELLTSNATHGYSPLLGHDGALWAQVKTGMSTYRRHFAKDPTGFWLPEMAYRPRGPWKPPVEGAPEGFRAGVDEVLMRAGIRYTFVDAHLVQGGRPLSPYGEASLGPVESTEATYYVHELESGLRVLARNQETALQVWSADHGYPGEGLYREFHRKDPLSGLHHWRVTHRQADLAQKAPYDPEAAFAKTKEHAAHFAALVEGLSRAHPEGVILSAYDAELFGHWWYEGMAWLEEVLRLLARTPGVEAVTAKEAVQGKAVRTALPEGSWGRGGDHRVWLNPATLDYWRLVYRAEGAMREAVRQGSLPPKVLQQAMRELLLLEASDWPFLIDTGQAKAYAEERYRAHAERFFRLLQGVSPEELRALEEQDNPFPQADPKLYLEPGLAPAGV; via the coding sequence ATGGCGCGCCTCGCCCTGGTCCTCCACGCCCACCTCCCCTACGTGCGGGCCCACGGGATGTGGCCCTTTGGGGAGGAGACCCTGTACGAGGCCATGGCCGAAACCTACCTCCCCCTCCTCCGGGCCCTGGAAAGGCTTTGGCAGGAGGGGGTGGAGGCCCGCCTCACCCTGGGCATCACCCCCATCCTGGCCGAGCAGCTGGCGGATGCGAGGGTGAAGGCCGGCTTCCTGGCCTACGCCAAGGACCGCCTGGAGCGGGCCCAAAGCGACTACCTGCGCTATGGCGGCACGGAGTTGGAGAAAAGCGCCCGCCACCAGGTGGCCTTTTGGGAGCTTACCCTGGACCACTTCCACGCCTTGGGGGGGGACCTCCTCGCCGCCTTCCGGCGGGCCCAGGACCGGGGCCAGGTGGAGCTCCTTACCAGCAACGCCACCCACGGCTACTCCCCCCTCCTGGGCCACGACGGGGCCCTGTGGGCCCAGGTGAAGACGGGGATGAGCACCTATCGCCGCCACTTCGCCAAGGACCCCACGGGCTTCTGGCTCCCCGAGATGGCCTACCGGCCTAGGGGCCCTTGGAAGCCTCCCGTGGAGGGGGCGCCGGAAGGGTTCCGGGCAGGGGTGGACGAGGTCCTCATGCGGGCGGGGATCCGCTACACCTTCGTGGACGCCCACCTGGTCCAGGGCGGAAGGCCCCTTTCCCCTTACGGGGAGGCCTCCTTGGGGCCGGTGGAAAGCACCGAGGCCACCTATTACGTGCACGAGCTGGAAAGTGGCCTCAGGGTCCTGGCCCGCAACCAGGAAACGGCCCTCCAGGTCTGGAGCGCCGACCACGGCTACCCGGGGGAGGGGCTTTACCGGGAGTTCCACCGCAAGGACCCCCTTTCCGGCCTGCACCATTGGCGGGTCACCCACCGCCAGGCCGACCTTGCCCAAAAGGCCCCTTACGACCCCGAGGCGGCCTTTGCCAAGACCAAGGAGCACGCGGCCCATTTCGCCGCCTTGGTGGAGGGGCTTTCCCGGGCCCACCCGGAAGGGGTGATCCTTTCCGCCTACGATGCCGAGCTCTTCGGCCACTGGTGGTACGAGGGGATGGCCTGGTTGGAGGAGGTCCTCCGCCTCCTGGCCAGAACCCCGGGGGTGGAGGCGGTGACGGCCAAGGAGGCGGTCCAGGGTAAGGCGGTGCGCACCGCCCTGCCCGAGGGGTCCTGGGGCCGGGGGGGGGACCACCGGGTCTGGCTCAACCCGGCCACCCTGGACTACTGGCGCCTGGTCTACCGGGCGGAGGGGGCCATGCGGGAGGCGGTCCGGCAGGGGAGCCTGCCCCCTAAGGTGCTGCAGCAGGCCATGCGGGAACTCCTCCTCCTCGAGGCCTCCGACTGGCCCTTCCTGATCGACACCGGCCAGGCCAAGGCCTACGCCGAGGAGCGCTACCGCGCCCACGCCGAGCGCTTCTTCCGCCTCCTCCAGGGGGTTTCCCCCGAGGAGCTAAGGGCCTTGGAGGAGCAGGACAACCCCTTCCCCCAGGCCGACCCCAAGCTTTACCTGGAGCCCGGTTTGGCCCCCGCCGGGGTTTAG
- a CDS encoding [LysW]-aminoadipate kinase, with protein sequence MIVVKVGGAEGIDYQAVAQDAAALWKEGVRLLLVHGGSAETNRVAEALGHPPRFLTHPGGQVSRLTDPKTLDIFLMVYCGLRNKRLVELLQKEGVNAIGLSGLDGRLLEGRRKTAVKYVEDGKVKIHRGDYTGTVERVNRALLDLLLEAGYLPVITPPAISYEGEAINTDGDQVAALLATAYGAEALVYLSNVPGLLAHYPDEGSLVREIPVERVEEPAYLALAQGRMKRKVMGAVEAVRGGVRRVVFADGRVEAPIQRALAGEGTVVR encoded by the coding sequence ATGATCGTGGTGAAGGTGGGGGGTGCGGAGGGGATTGACTACCAGGCCGTGGCCCAGGACGCCGCCGCCCTCTGGAAGGAGGGGGTGCGCCTCCTCCTGGTCCACGGGGGAAGCGCCGAGACCAACAGGGTGGCCGAGGCCCTGGGCCACCCGCCCCGGTTCCTCACCCATCCCGGGGGGCAGGTGAGCCGCCTGACCGACCCCAAGACCCTGGACATCTTCCTCATGGTCTACTGCGGCCTGAGGAACAAGCGCCTGGTGGAGCTCCTGCAGAAGGAGGGGGTGAACGCCATAGGCCTTTCCGGCCTGGACGGCAGGCTTCTGGAGGGGCGGCGCAAAACCGCGGTGAAGTACGTGGAGGACGGCAAGGTGAAGATCCACCGCGGGGACTACACCGGCACGGTGGAGCGGGTGAACCGGGCCCTTTTGGACCTCCTCCTCGAGGCCGGCTACCTGCCGGTGATCACCCCCCCGGCCATCAGCTACGAGGGCGAGGCCATCAACACCGACGGGGACCAGGTGGCGGCCCTCCTGGCCACCGCTTACGGGGCCGAGGCCCTGGTCTACCTCTCCAACGTGCCCGGGCTCCTGGCCCACTACCCCGATGAGGGAAGCCTGGTGCGGGAGATCCCGGTGGAGAGGGTGGAGGAGCCCGCCTACCTGGCCCTGGCCCAAGGGCGGATGAAGCGCAAGGTCATGGGGGCGGTGGAGGCCGTGAGGGGAGGGGTGAGGCGGGTGGTCTTCGCCGATGGCCGGGTGGAGGCCCCCATCCAGCGGGCCCTGGCGGGGGAGGGCACCGTGGTACGCTAG